In Paenibacillus sp. BIC5C1, a genomic segment contains:
- a CDS encoding aldo/keto reductase, with the protein MQYTYLGKSGLKVSRICLGTMNFGPATDEKEAFRIMDAALDAGVNFFDTANIYGWGENSGLTEEIIGRWFKQGGGRREKVVLATKVYGSMHDDTDGPNNDAGLSAYKIRRHLEGSLRRLQTDHVELYQMHHVDPAISWDELWGAFENAVHQGKIGYVGSSNFAGWQIAIAQSEAKNRHFLGLVSEQHKYSLNCRLPELEVLPAAKELGLGVIPWSPLDGGLLGRNALQKLEGTRSGSIAERIESHQTQLEQFAALCRELGEPQDTIALAWVAANPAVTAPIIGPRTLEQFETALKCLDVPLDETVLKRLDEIFPGPGGQAPNAYAW; encoded by the coding sequence ATGCAATACACGTACTTGGGAAAATCAGGTCTTAAAGTCAGCCGGATCTGCCTCGGCACGATGAACTTTGGTCCTGCTACAGACGAAAAAGAGGCATTCCGTATCATGGATGCGGCACTCGATGCGGGTGTGAACTTTTTTGATACCGCTAACATTTACGGCTGGGGCGAAAATTCGGGTCTCACCGAGGAGATCATTGGACGCTGGTTTAAACAGGGGGGCGGCAGACGTGAAAAAGTCGTTCTTGCAACCAAAGTTTATGGCTCTATGCATGATGATACAGACGGTCCAAACAACGATGCAGGTCTCTCCGCCTACAAAATCAGACGGCATCTGGAGGGGTCCCTCCGTCGCTTGCAAACCGATCATGTTGAACTGTACCAGATGCACCATGTTGATCCCGCCATCTCGTGGGACGAGCTTTGGGGCGCGTTTGAAAACGCTGTTCATCAAGGCAAAATTGGTTATGTAGGTTCAAGTAACTTTGCTGGTTGGCAGATTGCCATTGCCCAAAGCGAAGCCAAAAATCGCCATTTCCTCGGTCTTGTATCCGAGCAGCATAAATACAGTCTTAACTGCCGTTTGCCTGAGCTCGAAGTGCTGCCTGCAGCGAAAGAACTGGGCCTTGGCGTTATTCCATGGAGTCCTCTTGACGGTGGGTTACTTGGACGCAATGCGCTCCAGAAGCTGGAAGGTACACGCAGTGGTAGCATTGCTGAACGAATTGAGTCCCATCAAACTCAGTTGGAACAATTCGCAGCACTCTGCCGTGAACTCGGCGAACCGCAGGATACCATCGCTTTGGCTTGGGTTGCCGCCAATCCGGCAGTTACCGCACCCATTATTGGGCCGCGTACACTGGAGCAGTTTGAAACTGCGCTCAAATGTTTGGATGTACCTTTGGATGAAACGGTCCTCAAACGTTTGGATGAAATCTTCCCAGGTCCGGGAGGGCAAGCTCCGAACGCATACGCTTGGTAA